A genomic region of Magnolia sinica isolate HGM2019 chromosome 6, MsV1, whole genome shotgun sequence contains the following coding sequences:
- the LOC131249046 gene encoding F-box/kelch-repeat protein OR23 isoform X2 encodes MSSSSSSSSATETLTLIPGLPNDISSLILSLIPFSHHARLKSTSKSWQSFLSSHQPFLVHRSIRTHGPHHPTLLCIFPEDPSITPPYLFDPSRLTWTPLPLLPCSPHRYGLCNFLSVSLGPHLYVLGGSLFDARSFPIDRPRPSSSVYRLDLPSSSPFSSWARLPSMLSPRGSFACAADPTSNSIVVAGGGSRHTLFRAAGTRLRSVERYDIEKDEWIQEEGLPMNRAGCVGFLVGEEFWVMGGYGACRMVSGVFPVDEHYRDAVALNLKTGKWREIGDMWVDGEGSRRLGTVVLVDRVVGEMPWIFMLDGSTIFKLHATRSFIDGCGPAFMCGSRMTTLLEAAKLKKYNKRKKQEILQKHHPIPLNNIRKRLKKNTPGSATQVLKTPAVSFSRQRP; translated from the exons atgtcatcttcttcctcctcatcatcTGCaaccgaaaccctaaccctaattccaGGCCTCCCAAACGACATCTCCTCTCTCATACTCTCTCTAATCCCATTCTCCCACCACGCCCGCCTCAAATCCACCTCCAAATCCTGGCAGTCCTTCCTCTCTTCCCACCAGCCCTTCCTCGTCCACCGTTCGATCAGgactcatgggccccaccaccctACTCTCCTCTGCATATTCCCTGAAGACCCTTCAATCACCCCTCCCTACCTCTTCGACCCCTCCCGCCTGACGTGGACCCCGCTTCCGCTCCTCCCCTGTAGCCCCCACCGCTACGGTCTCTGCAACTTCCTCTCCgtctcccttgggccccacctctacGTCCTTGGTGGATCCCTCTTCGACGCCCGCTCCTTCCCCATCGACCGCCCCCGCCCGTCCTCCTCCGTCTACCGCCTTGATCTCCCCTCCTCCTCTCCCTTCTCCTCCTGGGCTCGTCTGCCTTCCATGCTCTCCCCCCGTGGCAGCTTTGCCTGCGCTGCGGATCCTACTTCCAATTCCATTGTTGTTGCTGGTGGTGGGTCCCGCCACACCCTCTTCAGGGCTGCAGGGACCCGGTTGAGGTCTGTGGAACGCTATGACATTGAGAAGGACGAGTGGATCCAGGAGGAAGGGCTGCCGATGAATCGGGCCGGATGTGTTGGGTTCCTGGTCGGGGAGGAGTTCTGGGTCATGGGCGGATACGGGGCTTGTCGGATGGTCTCGGGGGTGTTTCCGGTGGATGAGCATTATCGGGATGCGGTGGCGTTGAATTTGAAGACTGGTAAGTGGAGGGAGATCGGGGATATGTGGGTGGATGGAGAGGGGAGCAGGAGGCTTGGGACAGTTGTCTTGGTTGATCGGGTTGTTGGGGAAATGCCCTGGATTTTCATGCTGGATGGTTCCACCATTTTCAA GCTGCATGCTACAAGAAGTTTCATTGATGGGTGTGGACCGGCTTTTATGTGTGGATCTAG gATGACTACTCTATTAGAAGCGGCTAAACTGAAAAaatacaacaaaagaaaaaaacaggAGATATTACAAAAGCATCACCCCATCCCACTCAACAACATTCGCAAGCGACTTAAGAAAAACACGCCTGGCAGTGCCACTCAAGTTTTGAAAACACCTGCTGTTTCTTTCAGCCGACAACGCCCATAG
- the LOC131249046 gene encoding F-box/kelch-repeat protein OR23 isoform X3, with protein sequence MSSSSSSSSATETLTLIPGLPNDISSLILSLIPFSHHARLKSTSKSWQSFLSSHQPFLVHRSIRTHGPHHPTLLCIFPEDPSITPPYLFDPSRLTWTPLPLLPCSPHRYGLCNFLSVSLGPHLYVLGGSLFDARSFPIDRPRPSSSVYRLDLPSSSPFSSWARLPSMLSPRGSFACAADPTSNSIVVAGGGSRHTLFRAAGTRLRSVERYDIEKDEWIQEEGLPMNRAGCVGFLVGEEFWVMGGYGACRMVSGVFPVDEHYRDAVALNLKTGKWREIGDMWVDGEGSRRLGTVVLVDRVVGEMPWIFMLDGSTIFKMTTLLEAAKLKKYNKRKKQEILQKHHPIPLNNIRKRLKKNTPGSATQVLKTPAVSFSRQRP encoded by the exons atgtcatcttcttcctcctcatcatcTGCaaccgaaaccctaaccctaattccaGGCCTCCCAAACGACATCTCCTCTCTCATACTCTCTCTAATCCCATTCTCCCACCACGCCCGCCTCAAATCCACCTCCAAATCCTGGCAGTCCTTCCTCTCTTCCCACCAGCCCTTCCTCGTCCACCGTTCGATCAGgactcatgggccccaccaccctACTCTCCTCTGCATATTCCCTGAAGACCCTTCAATCACCCCTCCCTACCTCTTCGACCCCTCCCGCCTGACGTGGACCCCGCTTCCGCTCCTCCCCTGTAGCCCCCACCGCTACGGTCTCTGCAACTTCCTCTCCgtctcccttgggccccacctctacGTCCTTGGTGGATCCCTCTTCGACGCCCGCTCCTTCCCCATCGACCGCCCCCGCCCGTCCTCCTCCGTCTACCGCCTTGATCTCCCCTCCTCCTCTCCCTTCTCCTCCTGGGCTCGTCTGCCTTCCATGCTCTCCCCCCGTGGCAGCTTTGCCTGCGCTGCGGATCCTACTTCCAATTCCATTGTTGTTGCTGGTGGTGGGTCCCGCCACACCCTCTTCAGGGCTGCAGGGACCCGGTTGAGGTCTGTGGAACGCTATGACATTGAGAAGGACGAGTGGATCCAGGAGGAAGGGCTGCCGATGAATCGGGCCGGATGTGTTGGGTTCCTGGTCGGGGAGGAGTTCTGGGTCATGGGCGGATACGGGGCTTGTCGGATGGTCTCGGGGGTGTTTCCGGTGGATGAGCATTATCGGGATGCGGTGGCGTTGAATTTGAAGACTGGTAAGTGGAGGGAGATCGGGGATATGTGGGTGGATGGAGAGGGGAGCAGGAGGCTTGGGACAGTTGTCTTGGTTGATCGGGTTGTTGGGGAAATGCCCTGGATTTTCATGCTGGATGGTTCCACCATTTTCAA gATGACTACTCTATTAGAAGCGGCTAAACTGAAAAaatacaacaaaagaaaaaaacaggAGATATTACAAAAGCATCACCCCATCCCACTCAACAACATTCGCAAGCGACTTAAGAAAAACACGCCTGGCAGTGCCACTCAAGTTTTGAAAACACCTGCTGTTTCTTTCAGCCGACAACGCCCATAG
- the LOC131249046 gene encoding F-box/kelch-repeat protein OR23 isoform X1 encodes MSSSSSSSSATETLTLIPGLPNDISSLILSLIPFSHHARLKSTSKSWQSFLSSHQPFLVHRSIRTHGPHHPTLLCIFPEDPSITPPYLFDPSRLTWTPLPLLPCSPHRYGLCNFLSVSLGPHLYVLGGSLFDARSFPIDRPRPSSSVYRLDLPSSSPFSSWARLPSMLSPRGSFACAADPTSNSIVVAGGGSRHTLFRAAGTRLRSVERYDIEKDEWIQEEGLPMNRAGCVGFLVGEEFWVMGGYGACRMVSGVFPVDEHYRDAVALNLKTGKWREIGDMWVDGEGSRRLGTVVLVDRVVGEMPWIFMLDGSTIFKYDITTNRWWKETNLPRKAPGDISCGFVALGGELYVMFALRFDMKARRPQAERMTLFIQVYNPKKKTWRCLTTKLPLSLCVDFHTAIMCSIQL; translated from the exons atgtcatcttcttcctcctcatcatcTGCaaccgaaaccctaaccctaattccaGGCCTCCCAAACGACATCTCCTCTCTCATACTCTCTCTAATCCCATTCTCCCACCACGCCCGCCTCAAATCCACCTCCAAATCCTGGCAGTCCTTCCTCTCTTCCCACCAGCCCTTCCTCGTCCACCGTTCGATCAGgactcatgggccccaccaccctACTCTCCTCTGCATATTCCCTGAAGACCCTTCAATCACCCCTCCCTACCTCTTCGACCCCTCCCGCCTGACGTGGACCCCGCTTCCGCTCCTCCCCTGTAGCCCCCACCGCTACGGTCTCTGCAACTTCCTCTCCgtctcccttgggccccacctctacGTCCTTGGTGGATCCCTCTTCGACGCCCGCTCCTTCCCCATCGACCGCCCCCGCCCGTCCTCCTCCGTCTACCGCCTTGATCTCCCCTCCTCCTCTCCCTTCTCCTCCTGGGCTCGTCTGCCTTCCATGCTCTCCCCCCGTGGCAGCTTTGCCTGCGCTGCGGATCCTACTTCCAATTCCATTGTTGTTGCTGGTGGTGGGTCCCGCCACACCCTCTTCAGGGCTGCAGGGACCCGGTTGAGGTCTGTGGAACGCTATGACATTGAGAAGGACGAGTGGATCCAGGAGGAAGGGCTGCCGATGAATCGGGCCGGATGTGTTGGGTTCCTGGTCGGGGAGGAGTTCTGGGTCATGGGCGGATACGGGGCTTGTCGGATGGTCTCGGGGGTGTTTCCGGTGGATGAGCATTATCGGGATGCGGTGGCGTTGAATTTGAAGACTGGTAAGTGGAGGGAGATCGGGGATATGTGGGTGGATGGAGAGGGGAGCAGGAGGCTTGGGACAGTTGTCTTGGTTGATCGGGTTGTTGGGGAAATGCCCTGGATTTTCATGCTGGATGGTTCCACCATTTTCAA ATATGATATCACAACTAACCGATGGTGGAAAGAAACAAACTTACCAAGAAAGGCCCCGGGGGACATTTCGTGCGGGTTTGTTGCTTTGGGGGGAGAACTTTATGTGATGTTTGCACTGCGATTTGACATGAAGGCCCGGAGGCCGCAAGCGGAGAGGATGACATTGTTCATTCAAGTGTACAATCCCAAAAAGAAGACATGGAGATGCCTAACAACCAAGCTACCTCTCAGCCTGTGTGTAGATTTCCATACGGCCATCATGTGTTCGATTCAGTTGTAA